In Fusarium fujikuroi IMI 58289 draft genome, chromosome FFUJ_chr02, the genomic stretch AGCTCGGCGGCCAGGATCTGAGCGAGCAGAAGGTATGCCGACAAACAACACAAGCATTGCCGCGCCGCTCTATTTGGCATTGCCCTATTTTTCCCCCCTGCTGACTTGCTAGAACGCCATCAAACGACTTATCGAAGCTCGGTTCGACGCCGTATCCGGAGCCAACAACGGAATCGAACCCCCCTCCACTGTCGACTATGCGGCCAACGGTACATCCGATGTAGGCGAAACCGAGCAATCCGCCACCCCGGAACCTTCACGAAAGAAGGTTAAGCGATCGTCCTCGGCTGAAGATGCGGACGCCAAGTTGGCGGCCCAACTACAGGCACAGGAAAACAGCTTGGCCAGAGGGCGCAAGACTCGAGGGGGCGACAAGGCAAAAcctaccaagaagaaggcggcgCCACGCAAGAAAAGTGCGAAGAAGGTCAAAGCCGACGATGATAGCGACCTCGAACCAGCTGATGGTGAGGTtggcaagaagagaaaggctggtggtggtttcCAGAAACCATTCAACTTGAGCGAAACCCTCTCTGAGCTTGTTGGCGAGACGCAGGTATGTGAATCATTTCTTTATGTACTACACACAGCTTTGTCCTAGATCTCTTGCGAGGTTGGGCCATGGCTTTGTCTATTCAGCCTATGTCTTTGCGGGACCAGGTTATTGTCTGAAAGGGTTGGATGCATCTTCTATCCTGATTCGGACTATGTGGTCTATGTCTTGCAACTAGTCTTGGCATTTAGACGATTACGTGCAGCATGCTTGCGCAGAGCCAACACTAACACAATTCTAGCTCTCGCGACCTCAagttgtcaagaagctctgggAACACATCAAAGCAAATGACCTTCAAGACCCGAACGACAAACGTCAAATCATTTGCGACGAGAAGATGCAAGCAGTCTTCAAACAGGCAAGAGTTGACATGTTTCGGATGAACAAGGATATCGGTAGCCATCTTTACCCAGTTGGCGAGGAATAAACAGCAGAGAGACTACATCTGCGAAATGCAGAGTCCTTCTGCCAAGGTTTCGATGACAGCTTTTAGGCGCGCGGCGGCGTACCGGTAAAGTGTTTCTTGTCTAGTATTGACAATTGGGCTAGGTGCTATATAATGAATCCCAAAGAATTCCAAAAGGCTCAAGATTGTCTCTTTTGTATCGCTTGGGCGGTGATTCAGGAACATTATGGTGGGGATAAAGACTACCCTGCAATGGGAAGATATTACTTGCAGAACTCGGTCTATGTGATGGTGGGATTGCTCTAGAACTACGGCATTTGATGataatacctacctaccttgaAGCATGCACCtcttaaaaaagaattattgATTACATTCGATTGAAAGTGGATTGTCTTCCCTGTGATGTGTACTCCCCACACGCCACACAACGCGTGCTGCACCCAAGTGGTCCCGAACAGCGTAAGCACTTGCATAAATGGGGTACTCTCACGTTTTTGTGAGACCTTGATGTTTGTAAGTCAAATACAGCTTCTCTACTATTCATGTGTTACATCTGTATCTCATATCTGCCTTTCGAGAGCTTCGAATTATGCAATCCTCTTCAAAGCACGGATTTAAACTCCAGCTCCGGTTTTCGGGTAGTCGATTGCCCCGCGTTACCGGTTGCTACCCCGTGATTGTGAGATCATGGAAGTTATCTTTGTGTCATTGATTCCACCATCCAGCTTCTACAAGGCTTGCTGTTCTCCTTATTATTGAAgaattcttcatcatccttcatCATGCCGCTGCCTGCGAGGCCTTTGGATGCCCTTAGCCAGGCATTCCCTCCCAAGCCCAAATTCACAGAGACAAATGTTCCCGATCTCACAGGAAAGGTGACCATTGTCACCGGCGCAAACACTGGAGTCGGTCGCGAGATTGCCCAGGTCCTCTACAGCAAGAACGCTACCGTCTGGGTCGCTGCTCGTAGTACAGAGAAGGGCGAGGCTGCCATTGAGGgcatcaagaagcagcatcCTGAGTCGAAGGGCACCCTCAAgtttctcaagctcgacCTTGCAGATCTAACAACAATTGGGACTTCAGCCAAGTCGTtccttgaagctgagagtAGACTCGACATTCTGTTCAACAATGCTGGAGTTATGACACCACCAGAGGGGTCCAAGACTGTGCAGGGGTATGAGCTCCAGCTTGGAGTCAATTGCCTTGGCCATTTCTTGTTCACCAAGTACCTcactcctcttcttcaaaagacGGCGAAGTCAGCACCCAAGAATTCGGTTCGCGTGATCTGGGTATCTAGTTCAGCTGCAGATGTTCTCTCACCAAAGAATGGTTTCGAGCGTGATAACCTCGATTACCATGAGCCGCGAAACCTGGTGTTCAAGTACGCAACAAGCAAGGCCGGCAACTTCTACCACAACACTGAGTTCGCCAGGAGGTtcaaagatgatggcatcgtGAGCGTAGTAGGTTCTGCATGACAACTAAGCGATCCATAAACTAACATTGAACCCAGTCTCTAAACCCTGGCAATTTGTCAAGCGAACTCGATCGCACGTCACCCTGGTATATGTACTATCCTAGAACCATTACCACCTATGCTCCTATCTATGGCGCATACACAGAGCTATTTGCTGCCTTTTCTGAGGATATCACAATCGATAAATCCGGTATTTGGGGTAAGCATTTCCTTTTTCCTTACATGGAACCGatcttaggtacctagtcaCTGACAACTTCCAGTGGTTCCATGGGGTCGATTCATGCCGATCCGtccagatcttgagaagggcGCTTTGTCCGAATCTGAAGGTGGAACAGGTATGGCAGAGTTCTTCTGGAATTGGTCTGAAGAGCAGGTCAAGCCTTACTATCAGGCTTgatataatttcttttagATGCTATGGTTTGTGATAACTGTTTTCTTCAGTTCATAATATTTTGGCTTTAAATTAACGATTTTGTAACGATTTGAGAGCTTGTGATTGGGGGGCTTTTAGTTTGACTTATTTTATACTAACTCAATATCTGCGGTGCCTCAACAGTAACTGTAAAATATTGAACAAGATACCTTGCGCTCTGTTAActtgttgttga encodes the following:
- a CDS encoding related to Oxidoreductase, short-chain dehydrogenase, with the protein product MPLPARPLDALSQAFPPKPKFTETNVPDLTGKVTIVTGANTGVGREIAQVLYSKNATVWVAARSTEKGEAAIEGIKKQHPESKGTLKFLKLDLADLTTIGTSAKSFLEAESRLDILFNNAGVMTPPEGSKTVQGYELQLGVNCLGHFLFTKYLTPLLQKTAKSAPKNSVRVIWVSSSAADVLSPKNGFERDNLDYHEPRNLVFKYATSKAGNFYHNTEFARRFKDDGIVSVSLNPGNLSSELDRTSPWYMYYPRTITTYAPIYGAYTELFAAFSEDITIDKSGIWVVPWGRFMPIRPDLEKGALSESEGGTGMAEFFWNWSEEQVKPYYQA
- a CDS encoding probable UAF30-subunit of RNA polymerase I transcription factor, with the translated sequence MSVPLTTEELERYTAIIDDILETSDLETISRKKIRQGLENKLGGQDLSEQKNAIKRLIEARFDAVSGANNGIEPPSTVDYAANGTSDVGETEQSATPEPSRKKVKRSSSAEDADAKLAAQLQAQENSLARGRKTRGGDKAKPTKKKAAPRKKSAKKVKADDDSDLEPADGEVGKKRKAGGGFQKPFNLSETLSELVGETQLSRPQVVKKLWEHIKANDLQDPNDKRQIICDEKMQAVFKQARVDMFRMNKDIGSHLYPVGEE